The following proteins are encoded in a genomic region of Garra rufa unplaced genomic scaffold, GarRuf1.0 hap1_unplaced_002, whole genome shotgun sequence:
- the LOC141305399 gene encoding eukaryotic translation initiation factor 3 subunit I, whose product MRPILLQGHERSITQIKYNREGDLLFSVAKDTVANAWYSVNGERLGTYNGHTGAVWCVDVDWDTKNVLTGSADNSCRLWDCETGKQLALLETSSAVRTCGFDFSGNIIMFSTDKQMGYQCFLNYFDLRDPQQIEDNQPYLSVPCNESKITSAVWGPLGEFVIAGHENGEINQFSAKSGEILKTAKEHTKQINDIQTSVDLTMVISASKDCTAKLFDSANLDHIRSFKTERPVNSAAISPIMDHVVMGGGQEAMEVTTTSTRIGKFEARFFHAAYEEEFGRVKGHFGPINCVAFHPDGKSYSSGGEDGYVRIHYFDPSYFDFELEV is encoded by the exons ATG AGACCTATTCTTCTCCAGGGCCATGAGAGGTCCATCACTCAGATCAAATACAACAGAGAAGGAGATCTTCTGTTCTCAGTAGCCAAGGATACA GTTGCGAATGCTTGGTACTCTGTCAATGGAGAAAGGCTGGGCACTTATAATGGACACACAGGTGCCGTCTGGTGTGTGGATGTTGACT GGGACACTAAGAACGTGTTGACAGGATCTGCTGATAACAGCTGCAGGCTCTGGGACTGTGAGACAG GAAAGCAGCTGGCTCTGCTGGAGACAAGCTCGGCGGTGAGAACATGCGGCTTTGACTTCAGTGGGAACATAATCATGTTTTCCACAGACAAGCAGATGGGCTACCAGTGCTTCCTCAACTATTTCGACCTGCGAGACCCTCAACAAATCG AGGACAACCAACCTTATCTGTCGGTGCCCTGCAATGAGTCAAAGATCACCAGCGCTGTCTGGGGTCCGCTGGGAGAGTTTGTGATTGCCGGCCATGAAAATGGAGAAATTAACCAGTTTAGTGCTAAG TCAGGGGAGATTCTGAAGACTGCGAAGGAACACACCAAACAGATCAATGACATCCAGACGTCTGTGGATCTCACGATGGTCATCAGTGCCTCCAAAGACTGTACTGccaag TTGTTTGACTCCGCAAACCTCGACCACATCAGATCCTTCAAGACAGAGCGGCCTGTTAACTCCGCTGCTATTTCACCCATCATGGACCAT GTGGTGATGGGAGGTGGTCAGGAAGCCATGGAAGTCACAACCACCTCTACAAGGATCGGCAAATTCGAGGCCAG GTTTTTCCATGCGGCTTATGAAGAGGAGTTTGGCCGTGTAAAGGGACACTTCGGCCCCATCAACTGTGTGGCGTTCCACCCAGATGGTAAAAG TTACAGCAGTGGAGGAGAGGATGGTTACGTCAGAATTCATTACTTCGATCCCTCGTATTTTGATTTTGAGCTTGAGGTGTAA